In Tessaracoccus flavus, the following are encoded in one genomic region:
- a CDS encoding M20 metallopeptidase family protein has translation MIDLIAVRRELHQIPEVGLDLPRTQEAVLKALDGLPLEITLGESLTSVVGVLRGGRETQGKRPVVLLRADMDALPVKELTGLDYASTNGNMHACGHDLHMTMLIGAAHELCARRGELAGDVIFMFQPGEEGVDGARYMLEEGLLDVAGPRPDYVYAIHVWSALDPHGVFSTKPGTVMASSDIAKVRVLGRGGHGSTPQLAADPVPALAAITTGLNTMVTRNFDVQNPVVVTVGLLSAGTIANVIPEEGRLEATLRTFDTDVRAKLFQTIERLVDGIAAGHGVTGETEFVEQYPVTVNHDAEADVVADVVRDLFGDERHRRWEKPLAGAEDFSRLLEEVPGCFIGLSACPPDADPDTAPFNHSAYARFDDAVVPDGARLFAELALRKLTP, from the coding sequence ATGATCGATCTCATCGCCGTGCGCCGCGAACTGCACCAGATCCCTGAGGTGGGGCTCGACCTCCCCCGGACCCAGGAGGCTGTGCTCAAAGCTCTCGACGGCCTGCCGCTCGAGATCACCCTCGGCGAGTCCCTGACGAGCGTCGTCGGCGTGCTGCGTGGCGGCCGCGAGACGCAGGGCAAGCGCCCCGTCGTGCTGCTACGCGCCGACATGGACGCGCTTCCCGTCAAGGAACTGACCGGCCTCGACTACGCCTCCACCAACGGCAACATGCACGCGTGCGGCCACGATCTCCACATGACCATGCTCATCGGCGCTGCACACGAACTGTGCGCTCGGCGCGGCGAGCTGGCGGGCGACGTCATCTTCATGTTCCAGCCCGGCGAAGAAGGGGTCGACGGCGCCAGGTACATGCTCGAGGAAGGGCTCCTCGACGTCGCCGGGCCGCGTCCCGACTACGTGTACGCCATCCACGTCTGGTCCGCACTGGATCCCCACGGCGTGTTCTCCACGAAGCCCGGCACCGTCATGGCCAGCTCCGACATCGCGAAGGTGCGGGTGCTGGGCCGCGGCGGCCACGGCTCGACGCCGCAGCTCGCCGCCGACCCCGTACCGGCCCTCGCCGCCATCACCACCGGTCTCAACACCATGGTGACGCGTAATTTCGACGTTCAGAACCCGGTGGTGGTCACCGTCGGCCTCCTGAGCGCGGGCACCATCGCCAACGTCATCCCCGAGGAGGGGCGGCTGGAGGCGACGCTGCGGACCTTCGACACCGACGTGCGCGCCAAGCTCTTCCAGACGATCGAGCGGCTGGTCGACGGCATCGCCGCCGGCCACGGGGTGACCGGCGAGACCGAGTTCGTCGAGCAGTACCCCGTCACCGTCAACCACGACGCCGAGGCCGACGTCGTCGCCGACGTGGTGCGCGACCTGTTCGGGGACGAGCGCCACCGTCGCTGGGAGAAGCCGCTCGCCGGGGCGGAGGACTTCTCCCGGCTGCTCGAGGAGGTTCCGGGCTGCTTCATCGGGCTGTCGGCCTGCCCTCCCGACGCCGACCCGGACACGGCGCCCTTCAACCACTCGGCCTACGCCCGGTTCGACGACGCCGTTGTGCCCGACGGCGCCCGCCTCTTCGCCGAACTCGCGCTGCGCAAGCTCACCCCGTGA